Proteins encoded by one window of Flavobacterium sp. N502540:
- the ilvB gene encoding biosynthetic-type acetolactate synthase large subunit produces MKISGAEAVIRCLLAEGVDLLYGYPGGAIMPVYDELYKFQDQLHHVLVRHEQGATHAAQGYARATGKVGVAIATSGPGATNLITGIADAQIDSTPMVCITGQVGKHLLGSDAFQETDIIGISTPVTKWNYQVTEASEIPEIIAKAFYIARSGRPGPVLIDITKNAQFDKLDFSYEKCTGIRSYTPVPKLKLEKVAEAAALINSAKKPFIVFGQGIILGKAEAEFKALLEKSGIPAAWTILGLSALPTDHPLNVGMLGMHGNYGPNLLTNECDVLIAFGMRFDDRVTGNLNTYAKQAKVIHFEIDPAEIDKNVKTEIAVLGDVKEALTALLPLIESKSHDLWHNEFKELKKIEYDSVIKEELNPTNNKGISMGETIEMINKHSKGDAIIVSDVGQHQMFACRYAKFNSTKSNITSGGLGTMGFALPAAIGAKMGKPDREVVAIIGDGGFQMNIQELGTIFQTKVPVKIVILNNEFLGMVRQWQELFFDNRYASTKMINPNFVAIAEGYYIKSKKVTQREDLDAAVAEMLASKDSYFLEVMVEKENNVFPMIPTGACVSEIRLS; encoded by the coding sequence ATGAAAATATCAGGGGCAGAAGCCGTTATAAGATGTTTGTTAGCAGAAGGAGTAGACTTACTTTATGGTTATCCGGGAGGAGCAATCATGCCGGTTTACGATGAATTATATAAATTTCAGGATCAGTTACATCACGTGTTGGTACGTCACGAGCAAGGCGCTACACATGCCGCACAGGGATATGCCCGCGCTACAGGAAAAGTAGGGGTAGCCATTGCAACTTCAGGACCTGGAGCAACCAATTTAATTACCGGAATTGCAGATGCTCAAATCGATTCAACCCCAATGGTTTGTATCACAGGTCAGGTAGGGAAGCACTTGTTAGGATCTGATGCTTTTCAGGAAACGGATATCATCGGAATTTCGACTCCGGTAACCAAATGGAATTATCAGGTAACCGAAGCTTCGGAAATCCCTGAAATTATCGCAAAAGCATTTTACATCGCACGTTCCGGACGTCCGGGGCCTGTATTGATTGACATTACAAAAAATGCTCAGTTTGACAAATTGGATTTTAGTTATGAAAAATGTACCGGAATCAGAAGTTATACTCCGGTTCCGAAACTAAAATTAGAAAAAGTGGCCGAAGCTGCTGCTTTAATCAATAGCGCTAAAAAGCCTTTTATTGTTTTTGGACAGGGCATTATTCTGGGAAAAGCGGAAGCCGAATTTAAAGCTTTACTCGAAAAGTCAGGAATTCCTGCTGCCTGGACTATTTTAGGACTTTCAGCCTTGCCAACAGACCATCCCTTAAACGTGGGAATGTTGGGAATGCACGGAAACTATGGCCCAAATTTGCTAACCAACGAATGTGATGTTTTAATTGCTTTCGGAATGCGTTTTGACGACCGTGTTACCGGAAACCTAAATACTTATGCCAAACAGGCAAAAGTAATTCACTTCGAAATTGATCCTGCCGAAATCGATAAAAATGTAAAAACAGAAATAGCTGTTCTCGGAGATGTAAAAGAAGCCTTAACCGCTTTATTACCCTTAATCGAATCAAAATCACATGATTTATGGCATAACGAATTTAAAGAGCTAAAGAAAATCGAGTACGATTCTGTTATAAAAGAAGAATTAAATCCAACCAATAATAAAGGAATTTCAATGGGTGAAACCATAGAAATGATAAACAAACACTCAAAAGGTGACGCTATTATCGTCTCAGATGTTGGGCAGCATCAAATGTTTGCCTGTCGTTATGCTAAATTTAATTCTACCAAAAGTAACATTACCTCAGGTGGATTGGGAACGATGGGATTTGCTTTACCTGCAGCCATCGGAGCCAAAATGGGAAAACCGGATCGTGAAGTAGTGGCTATAATTGGAGATGGCGGTTTTCAAATGAACATACAAGAATTGGGAACTATTTTTCAGACTAAGGTGCCTGTAAAGATTGTTATCCTAAACAACGAATTTTTAGGAATGGTACGTCAGTGGCAGGAGCTGTTTTTTGATAACAGATATGCTTCTACTAAAATGATCAATCCAAATTTTGTAGCGATAGCTGAAGGATATTACATTAAATCTAAAAAAGTAACCCAAAGAGAAGACTTAGATGCAGCCGTTGCCGAAATGCTGGCTTCAAAAGACTCTTATTTCTTAGAAGTTATGGTAGAGAAAGAAAATAACGTATTCCCAATGATTCCAACGGGAGCATGTGTTTCTGAAATTAGATTAAGCTAA